In a genomic window of Candidatus Binatus sp.:
- a CDS encoding zinc-dependent alcohol dehydrogenase: MNAAQASVEIAGTHSRQAVLVEPGRLELRDYVAPHPGPGELLIQIRCALTCGTDLKMFRRGHPLWKLPIAFGHEFSGVVMEAGEGVAFKAGDEIMAAPTAPCGICFYCQHGQQNLCDDAVGRMVLGAYADLLLLPAHVVACNTFIKPADLPFEEAALLEPLSCVVHAQEMARPEKSETVAIIGGGAFSLLHMLVLKAAGVREVAVVGRGAKRLKWAQEMGADRVIDARSVDAAAEIARLNGGFGPDLVIECTGQVEGWQDAVARVRRGGRVVFFGGCPVGTVLSVDTRSMHYDNLTLMAPFHFRPRDVRRAYELLEGRALNAGAIVNARMRLDDLVEVFAMLERGVVLKCAVIP, from the coding sequence GTGAACGCAGCCCAAGCGTCGGTGGAAATTGCGGGGACGCATTCGCGCCAGGCCGTGCTGGTGGAGCCAGGGCGGCTCGAATTGCGCGACTACGTCGCGCCGCATCCGGGGCCGGGCGAATTGCTGATTCAAATCCGCTGCGCGTTGACTTGCGGCACCGATCTGAAAATGTTTCGGCGCGGACATCCGCTGTGGAAACTTCCGATTGCTTTCGGGCATGAGTTTTCCGGCGTGGTGATGGAAGCCGGCGAGGGCGTGGCGTTCAAGGCCGGCGACGAAATAATGGCTGCGCCGACCGCGCCGTGTGGAATCTGTTTCTACTGCCAGCATGGGCAGCAGAATCTTTGCGACGATGCGGTCGGGCGGATGGTGCTCGGCGCGTATGCGGACCTGCTGCTGCTGCCGGCGCACGTCGTCGCGTGCAACACCTTTATCAAACCCGCGGACTTGCCGTTCGAAGAAGCCGCGCTGCTTGAGCCGCTTTCGTGCGTGGTTCATGCCCAGGAAATGGCGCGTCCCGAAAAAAGCGAGACGGTGGCGATCATCGGCGGCGGCGCGTTCAGTCTGCTGCACATGCTCGTGCTGAAGGCCGCGGGCGTGCGCGAGGTGGCGGTCGTGGGGCGGGGCGCCAAGCGCCTGAAGTGGGCGCAGGAGATGGGCGCGGACCGGGTGATCGACGCGCGCAGCGTCGATGCGGCCGCGGAAATCGCGCGGCTCAACGGCGGCTTCGGTCCCGACCTGGTGATCGAGTGCACGGGACAAGTCGAGGGATGGCAGGATGCGGTGGCGCGCGTGCGGCGCGGAGGACGGGTGGTTTTTTTCGGCGGATGCCCGGTGGGCACGGTGCTCAGCGTCGATACGCGATCGATGCATTACGACAATCTGACGTTGATGGCGCCATTTCATTTTCGCCCGCGCGACGTGCGGCGCGCCTACGAATTGCTCGAGGGGCGTGCGCTGAATGCGGGCGCGATCGTCAACGCGCGAATGCGGCTTGACGATTTGGTGGAAGTGTTTGCGATGCTGGAGCGCGGCGTGGTTCTGAAATGCGCCGTGATTCCATAG
- the hpnD gene encoding presqualene diphosphate synthase HpnD, translated as MDGLKSDSSAAGIEDAAGHDDASLDADYERCAQITRRSRSSFYYAFILLPPPRRRALYAVYAFCRFIDDIADDEAIREPALLLRRWREELDRVYAGVPTRALSRALADSARRFNIPRELFEEIINGVEMDLSRKRYQSWEELRPYCYRVASALGLICIEIFGYRNPSAKLYAENLGLALQLTNIIRDVGEDAARGRIYLPLEDLARFNVSEDEILAGAYSRNFVSLMDFEAKRARELYAKAQNALAPEDRATLLTAEAMRLIYAALLERIINSNYRVLDRRHSLSAPHKLYLVGRAWAVGRCGALHG; from the coding sequence GTGGACGGCTTGAAGTCTGATAGCAGTGCCGCCGGGATCGAAGACGCCGCCGGCCACGACGACGCGTCGCTCGACGCCGACTACGAACGCTGTGCGCAAATCACACGGCGCTCGCGGTCGAGCTTTTACTACGCGTTCATTTTGCTTCCGCCCCCGCGGCGCCGTGCGCTCTATGCCGTCTATGCATTCTGCCGTTTCATCGACGATATCGCCGACGACGAAGCGATTCGCGAGCCGGCGCTGCTGCTGCGCCGGTGGCGCGAGGAACTTGACCGCGTGTATGCGGGCGTGCCGACGCGCGCTCTCTCTCGCGCGCTCGCCGACAGCGCGCGCCGATTTAACATTCCGCGGGAGCTGTTCGAGGAAATCATAAACGGCGTGGAGATGGATCTCTCGCGCAAGCGCTATCAAAGCTGGGAAGAGCTGCGGCCGTACTGCTATCGCGTCGCGTCGGCGCTGGGCCTCATCTGCATCGAGATTTTCGGCTACCGCAACCCGTCGGCGAAGTTGTACGCGGAGAACCTCGGACTGGCGCTTCAGTTGACCAATATTATCCGCGACGTGGGCGAGGACGCCGCGCGCGGCCGCATTTATCTTCCGCTGGAAGACCTCGCGCGATTCAACGTCAGCGAGGATGAAATTCTCGCCGGCGCGTACTCGCGCAACTTCGTCAGCCTGATGGACTTCGAGGCAAAACGCGCGCGGGAACTTTACGCGAAGGCGCAGAACGCGCTCGCACCGGAAGATCGCGCGACGCTGCTGACGGCCGAGGCGATGCGGCTTATCTACGCCGCGTTGCTCGAACGGATCATCAATTCGAACTATCGCGTGCTCGACCGCCGCCACAGCCTGTCTGCGCCGCACAAGCTTTACCTGGTCGGCCGCGCGTGGGCGGTGGGCCGCTGCGGCGCGCTGCACGGATAA
- the cyaY gene encoding iron donor protein CyaY, translating to MDDNEFRERSDTALTKVAKWLEDLDPDEVDYTTADGVVTIEFAGGAKFILSRQSQMKQMWLAAGSHGFHYSWDAAGGLWLDDKDGHQLFPRLAEAISEQLGHPVEF from the coding sequence ATGGACGATAACGAATTTCGCGAGCGGTCCGATACCGCCTTGACCAAAGTCGCGAAATGGCTCGAGGACCTCGACCCGGACGAAGTCGATTACACCACCGCCGACGGCGTCGTGACGATTGAGTTCGCGGGCGGCGCGAAGTTTATTCTGTCGAGGCAATCGCAGATGAAGCAGATGTGGCTCGCCGCCGGCTCGCATGGATTCCATTACAGTTGGGACGCGGCTGGCGGTCTGTGGCTCGACGACAAGGACGGCCACCAGTTGTTTCCGCGTCTGGCAGAGGCGATATCCGAGCAGCTCGGGCATCCGGTGGAGTTCTGA
- a CDS encoding 1-deoxy-D-xylulose-5-phosphate reductoisomerase translates to MKAISILGSTGSVGVTTLDVVGRFSDRFRVVAMAAGRNLDLLTEQVKRFHPELVSVATPELARELAARVGAQRVTIVHGLEGAIAVATHPAAKLVMSALVGAMGLRPTLAAIKAGKDIAFANKEVLVIAGELITAAVRENRMRLLPVDSEHNAVFQCLEGRGRESLKRIILTASGGPFRELAADSFESITVEQALKHPTWRMGSKITIDSATLMNKGLEVIEARWLFDLKPAEVSVVIHPQSVIHSMVEMIDGSVIAEMAIPDMAIPVAYALAYPERLPMTHLKPLSLAENSRLTFEEPDLRRFPCLRLAYEALAAGHTMPACLNAANEELVAGFLAGHVRFVDIPRHIETVMQRHRNSPAETIEDLLETDGWARAAARELIGARTVAA, encoded by the coding sequence ATGAAGGCGATTTCAATTCTCGGCTCGACCGGATCGGTCGGCGTCACCACGCTGGACGTGGTCGGCCGATTCAGCGACCGATTTCGCGTCGTCGCGATGGCGGCGGGACGCAACCTGGATCTGCTGACCGAGCAAGTGAAGCGCTTTCATCCCGAACTCGTCTCGGTGGCGACGCCCGAACTCGCGCGCGAACTGGCGGCGCGCGTCGGTGCGCAGCGCGTGACGATCGTTCACGGACTCGAAGGCGCGATCGCCGTCGCAACGCATCCCGCGGCGAAGCTGGTGATGTCGGCGCTGGTCGGTGCGATGGGACTGCGGCCGACGCTGGCCGCTATCAAGGCCGGCAAGGACATCGCGTTTGCCAACAAGGAAGTGCTGGTCATTGCGGGCGAGTTGATCACGGCGGCGGTGCGCGAGAATCGCATGCGGCTGCTGCCGGTGGACAGCGAGCACAACGCGGTTTTTCAATGCCTGGAAGGACGCGGGCGCGAGTCGCTGAAGCGGATCATTCTGACCGCGTCGGGGGGGCCGTTTCGCGAGCTGGCGGCCGACAGTTTCGAATCGATCACGGTCGAACAGGCGCTGAAGCATCCGACCTGGCGCATGGGCAGCAAGATTACGATCGATTCGGCGACGCTGATGAACAAGGGACTCGAAGTGATCGAGGCGCGCTGGCTGTTCGACCTCAAGCCCGCGGAGGTCTCGGTGGTGATTCATCCGCAGAGCGTGATCCATTCGATGGTCGAAATGATCGATGGCTCGGTGATCGCGGAGATGGCGATTCCCGACATGGCGATTCCGGTGGCGTACGCGCTTGCGTATCCGGAGCGGCTGCCGATGACCCATTTGAAGCCGCTGTCGCTGGCGGAAAATTCGCGGTTGACGTTTGAAGAACCCGACCTGAGACGCTTCCCGTGTCTGCGGCTGGCGTACGAGGCGCTCGCGGCGGGGCACACGATGCCCGCGTGCCTCAACGCCGCCAACGAGGAACTGGTGGCGGGCTTCCTGGCGGGGCACGTGCGTTTCGTGGATATCCCGCGCCATATCGAAACCGTGATGCAACGGCATCGCAACTCGCCGGCCGAAACGATCGAAGATCTGCTGGAGACCGATGGATGGGCGCGAGCCGCGGCGCGCGAACTTATCGGAGCGCGGACGGTCGCAGCCTGA
- a CDS encoding TetR/AcrR family transcriptional regulator encodes MGAPQAKQLDSSEARTQSQDSRDEILKAAMQLFANRGFHETSMSEVAREARVSKALIFWHFKTKEELFVAVLNRLLEPYFIDFAEEAAMDERAQIEKLVEAYLLFVRDNASSVRFFLAQMLHDQRLSENLNGQVLKLYSGYRAMLVELIARAQQKGICTARPAPESAAAFLLSALNGLLIEYLFMGANAVDPEGAVAMVGEWLFGGLPGASSSEDGGTPGA; translated from the coding sequence ATGGGCGCACCGCAGGCCAAACAACTAGACTCATCCGAGGCGCGCACGCAGTCGCAGGATTCGCGAGACGAGATTCTGAAGGCGGCGATGCAGCTCTTTGCCAATCGCGGATTCCATGAGACGTCGATGTCGGAAGTGGCGCGCGAGGCGCGGGTCAGCAAGGCGCTGATTTTCTGGCATTTCAAGACCAAGGAAGAGCTGTTCGTGGCGGTGCTGAACCGGCTGCTGGAGCCGTATTTCATCGATTTTGCGGAAGAAGCGGCGATGGACGAGCGGGCGCAGATTGAGAAGCTGGTCGAGGCCTACCTGTTGTTCGTGCGCGACAACGCGAGCTCGGTGCGTTTCTTCCTGGCGCAGATGCTCCACGACCAGCGGCTGTCCGAGAATCTCAACGGCCAGGTGCTCAAGCTGTATAGCGGATATCGCGCGATGCTGGTGGAGCTGATCGCGCGCGCGCAGCAAAAGGGCATCTGCACGGCGCGGCCGGCGCCCGAATCGGCGGCGGCGTTTCTGCTCTCGGCGCTGAACGGATTGCTGATCGAATACTTGTTCATGGGCGCAAACGCCGTCGATCCGGAAGGGGCGGTGGCGATGGTCGGCGAATGGCTGTTCGGGGGCTTGCCGGGGGCATCTTCATCGGAGGATGGCGGCACGCCGGGCGCCTGA
- a CDS encoding farnesyl diphosphate synthase — translation MFDLHSYLKERAQIIERALAQSVEEPAGAAARLHEAMRYSLLAGGKRLRPVLVLASCEAVGGKAEAAMGLACAVEMIHTYSLIHDDLPCMDDDDMRRGRPTNHKVYGEAIATLAGDALLTDAFKVLARSAHNSAPPALVLETIAELAGAAGSAGMVAGQVIDLLGEGKSKTVEELEELHGKKTGALFLASVRGGARLGGASEAQIESLDAYARALGLAFQVVDDLLDIQGTPEQMGKRTQKDVARGKATYPAILGIQRSLDLARELETRAHRAIAGFGDSADALRHIATFVVERKL, via the coding sequence GTGTTTGACTTGCACAGCTATTTAAAGGAGCGCGCGCAAATTATCGAGCGAGCGCTCGCTCAAAGCGTCGAGGAACCCGCGGGTGCGGCGGCGCGCTTGCATGAGGCGATGCGCTACTCGCTGCTGGCGGGCGGCAAGCGGCTGCGGCCGGTGCTGGTGCTGGCGTCGTGCGAGGCGGTCGGAGGGAAAGCCGAGGCGGCGATGGGACTGGCGTGCGCGGTCGAGATGATTCACACCTACTCGCTGATTCACGACGACCTGCCGTGCATGGACGATGACGATATGCGCCGCGGGCGTCCGACCAATCACAAGGTCTATGGCGAAGCGATCGCGACGCTGGCGGGCGACGCGCTGCTGACGGACGCATTCAAGGTGCTCGCGCGCTCGGCGCACAACAGCGCGCCGCCGGCACTCGTGCTGGAAACGATCGCGGAGCTCGCCGGCGCGGCGGGATCGGCCGGGATGGTCGCGGGGCAGGTGATCGATCTGCTCGGCGAGGGCAAGTCGAAGACGGTCGAGGAGCTCGAGGAACTGCACGGCAAGAAAACCGGGGCGCTGTTCCTGGCGTCGGTTCGCGGCGGTGCGCGCCTGGGCGGCGCGAGCGAGGCGCAAATCGAATCGCTCGACGCATACGCGCGCGCGCTTGGGCTGGCGTTCCAGGTCGTCGATGACCTGTTGGATATTCAAGGCACGCCCGAGCAGATGGGCAAACGCACGCAAAAGGACGTCGCGCGCGGCAAGGCGACCTATCCCGCGATATTGGGAATCCAGCGCTCGCTCGATTTGGCGCGCGAGCTCGAAACGCGAGCGCATCGCGCAATTGCCGGTTTCGGGGATAGCGCCGACGCGCTGCGCCACATTGCAACCTTCGTCGTGGAGCGAAAGCTGTGA
- a CDS encoding Gfo/Idh/MocA family oxidoreductase has translation MANGAKIRGAISGFGEVAARAHLPGWRTRENIAIGAIHDPISERRHEAIRLIKNVRVYDDLELMLDGEAPDFVDVASPPGMHHEAARAALRAGAHVLVEKPLALTLAGFDELAAIAAEKRRVLMCVHNWKYAPAYEAARRAVEAGRLGEIRFMSIDRLRTEPAGAGASGGRWRASSASGGGILIDHGWHVFYLMYWMLGGESPVSISARLESPAGLEVDDLADVRVRFGAGRVARAHLSWRAPVRRTSALIYGERASIEIEGDRVRLTDRSGNAEDLSVADIPDDSYHSAWFGAVAEEFEQAVSEGGNSSIAVARRNLAEARAALALIDAARRSAVNHGVEINIP, from the coding sequence GTGGCGAATGGAGCAAAAATCCGGGGTGCGATCTCGGGATTTGGCGAGGTCGCCGCGCGGGCGCATCTCCCCGGATGGCGCACGCGCGAAAATATCGCTATCGGCGCGATCCACGATCCAATCTCGGAGCGCCGCCATGAGGCGATTCGGCTAATCAAGAATGTTCGGGTGTACGACGACCTCGAGTTGATGCTCGACGGCGAGGCGCCCGACTTTGTCGATGTCGCCAGCCCCCCGGGGATGCATCATGAGGCCGCGCGCGCGGCGCTTAGAGCGGGCGCGCACGTGCTGGTCGAAAAGCCGCTGGCGCTCACGCTGGCCGGCTTCGACGAACTCGCCGCGATTGCCGCGGAAAAACGGCGCGTGCTGATGTGCGTGCACAATTGGAAATACGCGCCTGCCTATGAGGCCGCGCGCCGGGCGGTCGAAGCAGGGCGGCTTGGCGAGATTCGTTTCATGTCGATCGACCGGCTGCGCACAGAGCCTGCGGGCGCCGGCGCAAGCGGCGGCAGGTGGCGCGCGTCGTCGGCCTCAGGCGGAGGGATTCTGATCGATCACGGATGGCACGTCTTCTACCTGATGTATTGGATGCTCGGCGGCGAGTCGCCGGTGTCGATTTCGGCGCGGCTTGAATCGCCGGCGGGCCTGGAGGTTGACGACCTGGCCGACGTGCGAGTTCGGTTCGGGGCGGGGCGTGTGGCGCGTGCGCATCTGTCGTGGCGCGCGCCGGTGCGCAGAACTTCGGCGCTTATCTATGGAGAGCGCGCGAGCATCGAGATCGAGGGGGATCGGGTGCGCCTGACTGATCGGTCGGGCAACGCTGAAGACCTATCGGTGGCTGACATTCCCGACGATTCGTACCATTCGGCGTGGTTCGGCGCCGTCGCGGAAGAGTTCGAGCAAGCTGTCTCCGAAGGAGGCAATTCGTCCATTGCTGTTGCAAGGCGCAATTTGGCCGAGGCACGCGCCGCATTGGCGCTAATCGATGCAGCGCGAAGATCAGCCGTGAACCACGGCGTCGAGATAAATATCCCGTAA
- the hpnH gene encoding adenosyl-hopene transferase HpnH, producing MRIPLRQMIDLGRYMRAKKRSGEKYFPLVLMLEPLHACNLACIGCGRIVEYKDTIRDMMPLDEALHSAEEAGAPIVSICGGEPLMYKHIVPLTERLIEDQKRHVMICTNAVLLDRFVKQVAPSPYLSFNLHLDGMRETNDRVTDRPGHFDTVVKMIKMLKQNGYRVQTNTTVFRETSGEELEGMVKYLTSLGVDGMLLSPGYHYQVLNNDGEYLRKEDMPAKFLKVRDMANDYKIVNTPIYLDYLVGKRDLQCSPWTTVTRNPRGWKGPCYLITNGHYKTFNEMHAATDWEYYRTKQDFRCRDCKLHSGFEGTVALDFGKNLKDSWRMVRHYVA from the coding sequence ATGCGAATCCCGCTAAGACAGATGATCGATCTGGGCCGCTACATGCGCGCGAAGAAGCGGTCGGGGGAGAAGTATTTTCCGTTGGTGCTGATGCTCGAGCCGCTGCATGCGTGCAACCTTGCCTGCATCGGATGCGGGCGAATCGTCGAGTACAAGGACACGATTCGCGACATGATGCCGCTGGACGAGGCGCTGCATTCGGCCGAGGAAGCGGGCGCGCCGATCGTGTCGATCTGCGGCGGCGAGCCGCTCATGTACAAGCATATCGTGCCGCTGACCGAGCGATTGATTGAGGATCAGAAGCGTCACGTCATGATCTGCACCAACGCGGTCCTGCTGGACCGATTCGTCAAGCAGGTGGCGCCGAGTCCGTACCTGAGCTTCAACCTGCATCTGGACGGGATGCGCGAAACCAACGATCGCGTGACCGACCGGCCGGGGCATTTCGACACCGTCGTGAAGATGATCAAGATGCTCAAGCAGAATGGCTACCGGGTGCAGACCAACACGACGGTGTTCCGCGAGACCAGCGGTGAAGAACTCGAAGGGATGGTCAAGTACCTGACGAGCCTGGGCGTCGATGGGATGCTGCTGAGCCCCGGCTATCACTACCAGGTGCTGAACAACGACGGCGAGTATCTGCGCAAAGAGGATATGCCGGCCAAGTTCCTCAAAGTCCGCGACATGGCCAACGACTACAAGATCGTCAATACGCCGATATACCTGGACTACCTGGTCGGCAAACGCGACCTGCAGTGCAGTCCGTGGACGACGGTGACGCGCAATCCGCGAGGATGGAAGGGGCCCTGCTACCTGATAACCAACGGGCACTACAAGACGTTCAACGAAATGCATGCGGCGACGGACTGGGAATACTACCGAACCAAGCAGGATTTCCGCTGCCGCGACTGCAAGCTGCATTCGGGATTCGAAGGCACGGTGGCGCTTGATTTCGGCAAGAATCTCAAAGACTCGTGGCGGATGGTGCGGCATTACGTGGCGTGA
- the shc gene encoding squalene--hopene cyclase, producing the protein MSQAIEIGSTAIARSPHDEFVAKVDYTVERAQRALIALQKPEGYWHAPLEANAEMNAEFIIFNHFMDTVDLEVEARLKKHLLDIQSPDGSWALYQGSEGHLSTTIESYFALKLTGMRAGDEPMAAARRWILSKGGIVNCGTLARFYLAAMGQITWDATAALPVELALFPNWFPFNIYELGSWARGTLMGLMMLQAARPEKKIDYQRGVLELFIEPPHFTKFKQPRGKKLLSLRNALNLADRALRFYDRHKIKSIRARALRHTENWLIEHQAANGSWGGIEPCYLLSAMALKANGYRNDHPVLKKAIEASRELIWHFNDYDMYMPCVSVNWDTALAGRALLDSELPADHPVLKQASQWFIDHQIFKKGDWSVKRPELEPGGWAFEFYNDWYPDVDDSAVILSVMADSAADDAAAGERAIRVGANWVMGMQSKDGGFAAFDADNDSTWLNHLPLADVEAVTDPSCPDLTGRVLEMMASVGYRTEHPVAKRAIEWLKRNQSPAGGWWGRWGINYIYGTFSALSGLRAIGVDINEPWIKRAVQWLKSKQNPDGGWGESPLSDKDPAWHGRGNSTASQTAWALIGLIAGESGISEHAMRGAQWLSERQNDEGAWDETESTGNGFPNHFYLRYYMYAHYFPLMALGRFRRRLAETASR; encoded by the coding sequence ATGAGTCAGGCTATTGAAATTGGAAGCACGGCGATTGCCAGGTCGCCGCATGACGAGTTCGTCGCGAAGGTTGATTACACCGTAGAGCGCGCGCAGCGTGCGCTTATCGCGCTGCAGAAGCCCGAGGGCTACTGGCACGCGCCGCTGGAGGCCAATGCGGAGATGAACGCGGAGTTCATCATCTTCAACCATTTCATGGACACGGTCGATCTCGAGGTCGAAGCGCGGCTGAAGAAGCATCTGCTGGACATTCAGAGTCCGGACGGGAGCTGGGCGCTTTACCAGGGCAGCGAAGGGCATCTGTCGACGACGATCGAAAGTTATTTTGCGCTGAAGCTCACCGGCATGCGCGCGGGTGACGAGCCGATGGCGGCGGCGCGGCGCTGGATCCTGTCCAAGGGCGGCATCGTGAACTGCGGAACGCTGGCGCGCTTCTACCTGGCGGCGATGGGACAGATAACATGGGATGCGACGGCTGCGCTGCCGGTCGAACTTGCGCTTTTTCCGAACTGGTTCCCGTTCAACATTTACGAGCTCGGCTCATGGGCGCGCGGAACGCTGATGGGACTGATGATGCTGCAGGCGGCGCGGCCCGAAAAAAAGATCGATTACCAGCGCGGAGTGCTGGAGCTGTTCATCGAGCCGCCGCATTTCACGAAGTTCAAACAGCCGCGCGGAAAAAAATTGCTGTCGCTGCGCAACGCGCTGAACCTCGCCGACCGGGCGCTGCGATTCTACGATCGGCACAAAATCAAATCGATCCGCGCGCGCGCGCTGCGCCACACGGAAAACTGGCTCATCGAGCATCAGGCGGCCAATGGCTCGTGGGGCGGAATCGAGCCATGCTACCTGCTGAGCGCGATGGCTCTGAAAGCCAACGGTTACCGTAACGACCATCCGGTGTTGAAGAAGGCGATCGAGGCGTCGCGCGAACTGATTTGGCATTTCAACGACTACGACATGTACATGCCGTGCGTGTCGGTCAACTGGGACACGGCGCTCGCGGGCCGCGCGCTGCTGGATTCGGAATTGCCGGCCGACCATCCGGTGCTGAAGCAGGCATCGCAATGGTTTATCGATCATCAGATTTTCAAGAAGGGCGATTGGTCAGTAAAGCGGCCCGAGCTCGAACCGGGCGGATGGGCCTTCGAGTTTTACAACGACTGGTATCCCGACGTGGACGATTCGGCGGTAATTCTGTCGGTGATGGCGGATTCGGCAGCCGATGATGCCGCGGCCGGGGAGCGCGCGATCCGGGTTGGCGCGAACTGGGTAATGGGAATGCAATCGAAGGACGGCGGCTTCGCGGCGTTCGACGCCGACAACGATTCAACCTGGCTCAATCATTTGCCGCTCGCGGACGTGGAAGCGGTGACGGATCCGTCGTGTCCCGATCTCACCGGCAGGGTGCTCGAGATGATGGCGTCGGTCGGCTATCGCACCGAGCATCCGGTGGCGAAACGCGCGATCGAATGGCTCAAGCGAAATCAGTCGCCGGCGGGCGGATGGTGGGGACGCTGGGGCATCAACTATATCTACGGCACATTCTCGGCGCTGTCGGGCTTGCGCGCGATCGGCGTCGATATCAACGAGCCGTGGATCAAGCGGGCGGTCCAGTGGCTCAAGTCCAAGCAGAATCCCGACGGCGGATGGGGCGAGAGCCCGCTGTCGGACAAAGATCCCGCGTGGCACGGGCGCGGGAACAGCACGGCGTCGCAGACGGCGTGGGCGCTGATCGGATTGATCGCGGGCGAGTCAGGGATCAGCGAACACGCGATGCGCGGTGCGCAGTGGCTCTCAGAGAGGCAGAACGATGAGGGTGCGTGGGACGAGACGGAATCAACCGGCAACGGATTTCCGAATCATTTTTATCTTCGCTATTACATGTACGCGCATTATTTTCCGCTGATGGCGCTTGGGCGGTTCCGCCGGCGGCTGGCGGAGACGGCGTCACGTTGA
- the hpnC gene encoding squalene synthase HpnC has protein sequence MSAAPDASAPPGAFDVAAAYQFCARLAKSHYENFTVASWLMPREMRPHMYAIYAYARMADDFADEHHDLAMLDEWERELDLAYAGTPRHPVFIALADTVRRFEIPREPFKDLLTAFRSDVDFKGFDTLDDLLGYSRYSANPVGRLVLYLFGYRDAERQHLSDLVCSGLQLANFWQDVAVDLDKGRIYLPRRDMERFGVTPADLAAHTSSREFVDLMRHETGVARAMLVEGGELHKCVDQRLRRDIVMFAGGGLAIIRAIDRVNYDVFRMRPELAKLDYLKLGWSAIRGRLEV, from the coding sequence GTGAGCGCAGCGCCGGACGCGTCGGCGCCGCCGGGAGCGTTCGACGTAGCGGCCGCGTACCAGTTCTGCGCGCGGCTGGCAAAATCGCACTACGAAAATTTCACGGTCGCGTCGTGGTTGATGCCGCGCGAGATGCGCCCGCACATGTATGCAATTTACGCGTACGCGCGGATGGCGGATGACTTTGCCGACGAGCATCATGACCTCGCGATGCTCGACGAATGGGAGCGCGAGCTCGACCTGGCGTACGCCGGCACGCCGCGCCATCCGGTATTTATTGCGCTCGCCGACACGGTGCGCCGCTTCGAAATTCCGCGCGAGCCGTTCAAAGATCTTTTGACTGCGTTCCGATCCGACGTGGACTTCAAGGGCTTCGACACGCTCGACGATCTGCTCGGCTATTCGCGCTACTCGGCCAATCCGGTTGGACGGCTGGTGCTTTACCTGTTCGGCTACCGCGACGCCGAGCGGCAGCATCTGTCGGACCTGGTCTGCAGTGGATTGCAGCTCGCCAACTTCTGGCAGGACGTGGCCGTCGATCTCGACAAGGGACGAATCTATCTTCCGCGCCGCGACATGGAACGATTCGGAGTCACGCCGGCGGACCTGGCCGCGCATACCTCGTCGCGCGAGTTCGTGGATTTGATGCGTCATGAAACGGGAGTCGCGCGAGCGATGCTGGTTGAGGGGGGAGAATTGCACAAGTGTGTGGACCAGCGGCTGCGGCGCGACATCGTGATGTTCGCCGGCGGCGGCCTGGCAATTATCCGCGCGATCGATCGCGTCAACTACGATGTGTTCCGGATGCGTCCGGAGCTTGCGAAACTCGACTACTTGAAACTCGGATGGAGCGCGATTCGTGGACGGCTTGAAGTCTGA